In one window of Azotobacter salinestris DNA:
- a CDS encoding Tex family protein → MDSINARIAEELGVRPQQVAAAVALLDEGATVPFIARYRKEVTGSLDDTQLRTLEERLRYLRELEERRGAILSSIQEQGKLTPELAREINLADTKTRLEDLYLPYKQKRRTKGQIALEAGLGELADALFGNPELAPEAEAARFVDAEKGFADVKAVLEGAKYILMERFAEDATLLERLRGFLKTEATLTARLVAGKETEGAKFSDYFEHDEPLKGVPSHRALAIFRGRNEGVLSVSLKVGEELPGSMHPCEGMIGERFGIDNRGRAADKWLAEVVRWTWKVKLYTHLETDLFGELREAAETEAISVFARNLHDLLLAAPAGPRVTLALDPGLRTGCKVAVVDATGKLLDTATVYPHAPKNDWDGTLAILARLCAKHGVELIAIGNGTASRETDKLAGELIKKYPALKLTKIMVSEAGASVYSASELAAREFPELDVSLRGAVSIARRLQDPLAELVKIEPKAIGVGQYQHDVSQLQLARSLDAVVEDCVNAVGVDVNTASAALLARISGLNATLAQNIVAYRDANGAFKTRAELKKVPRLGEKTFELAAGFLRVMSGDNPLDASGVHPEAYPVVKRIAADTGRDIRSLIGDSGFLKRLDPARFTDETFGLPTVTDILKELDKPGRDPRPEFKTAEFQEGVESLKDLKPGMILEGVVTNVTNFGAFVDIGVHQDGLVHISALSEKFVKDPYEVVKAGDIVKVKVMEVDIARGRVGLSMRMGDTPGEKVEGPRGGGKPRGNAPRSERHSGQDKPAPANNAMAALFANAKQLRK, encoded by the coding sequence ATGGACAGCATCAATGCCCGCATCGCCGAAGAGCTCGGCGTCCGCCCGCAACAGGTCGCCGCCGCCGTGGCGCTGCTCGACGAAGGCGCCACCGTGCCCTTCATCGCCCGTTACCGCAAGGAGGTCACCGGCAGCCTCGACGACACCCAGTTGCGCACCCTGGAGGAACGCCTGCGCTACCTGCGCGAGCTGGAGGAACGGCGCGGTGCGATCCTTTCCAGCATCCAGGAACAGGGCAAGCTGACCCCGGAACTGGCGCGCGAGATCAACCTGGCCGATACCAAGACACGCCTGGAGGACCTCTATCTGCCGTACAAGCAGAAGCGCCGCACCAAGGGCCAGATCGCCCTGGAAGCCGGCCTCGGCGAGCTGGCCGACGCGCTGTTCGGCAATCCCGAGCTGGCCCCCGAGGCCGAGGCGGCGCGCTTCGTCGATGCCGAGAAGGGCTTCGCCGATGTGAAGGCGGTGCTGGAAGGCGCCAAGTACATCCTCATGGAACGCTTCGCCGAGGACGCCACCCTGCTCGAGCGGCTGCGCGGCTTCCTCAAGACCGAGGCCACCCTGACTGCCCGCCTGGTCGCCGGCAAGGAAACCGAAGGCGCCAAGTTCAGCGACTACTTCGAGCACGACGAGCCGCTCAAGGGCGTGCCCTCGCACCGCGCCCTGGCGATCTTCCGCGGCCGCAACGAGGGCGTGCTGAGCGTCAGCCTCAAGGTCGGCGAGGAATTGCCGGGCAGCATGCATCCCTGCGAGGGCATGATCGGCGAACGCTTCGGCATCGACAACCGCGGCCGCGCCGCCGACAAGTGGCTGGCCGAGGTGGTGCGCTGGACCTGGAAGGTCAAGCTCTACACTCATCTGGAAACCGACCTCTTCGGCGAGCTGCGCGAGGCGGCCGAAACCGAGGCGATCTCCGTGTTCGCCCGCAACCTGCACGACCTGCTGCTCGCCGCCCCGGCCGGTCCGCGGGTGACCCTGGCCCTGGACCCCGGTCTGCGCACCGGCTGCAAGGTCGCCGTGGTGGATGCCACCGGCAAGCTGCTGGACACCGCCACCGTCTACCCGCACGCGCCGAAGAACGACTGGGACGGCACCCTGGCGATCCTCGCCAGGCTGTGCGCCAAGCATGGGGTGGAGCTGATCGCCATCGGCAACGGCACGGCGAGCCGCGAGACCGACAAGCTGGCCGGCGAGCTGATCAAAAAGTACCCGGCGCTGAAGCTCACCAAGATCATGGTCAGCGAGGCCGGCGCCTCGGTGTACTCGGCCTCCGAACTGGCCGCCCGCGAATTCCCCGAGCTCGACGTGTCGCTGCGCGGCGCGGTGTCGATCGCCCGCCGCCTGCAGGACCCGCTGGCCGAGCTGGTGAAGATCGAACCCAAGGCCATCGGCGTCGGCCAGTACCAGCACGACGTCTCCCAGTTGCAGCTGGCGCGCTCGCTGGACGCGGTGGTCGAGGACTGCGTGAACGCCGTCGGTGTCGACGTCAACACCGCCTCGGCCGCGCTGCTGGCGCGCATCTCCGGCCTCAACGCAACCCTCGCGCAGAACATCGTCGCCTACCGCGACGCCAACGGCGCTTTCAAGACCCGCGCCGAGCTGAAGAAGGTGCCGCGTCTGGGCGAGAAGACCTTCGAGCTGGCCGCGGGCTTCCTGCGCGTGATGAGCGGCGACAACCCGCTGGACGCCTCGGGCGTGCACCCGGAGGCCTATCCGGTGGTCAAGCGCATCGCCGCCGATACCGGGCGCGATATCCGTTCGCTGATCGGCGATTCGGGCTTCCTCAAGCGCCTCGATCCTGCCAGATTCACCGACGAGACCTTCGGCCTGCCGACCGTCACCGACATCCTCAAGGAGCTGGACAAGCCCGGCCGCGATCCGCGCCCGGAATTCAAGACCGCCGAGTTCCAGGAGGGCGTCGAGAGCCTCAAGGACCTGAAGCCCGGGATGATCCTCGAAGGCGTGGTGACCAACGTGACCAACTTCGGCGCCTTCGTCGACATCGGCGTGCATCAGGACGGTCTGGTGCACATCAGCGCGCTGTCGGAGAAGTTCGTCAAGGACCCGTACGAGGTGGTCAAGGCCGGCGACATCGTCAAGGTCAAGGTGATGGAGGTGGACATCGCGCGGGGCCGCGTCGGCCTGTCGATGCGCATGGGCGACACCCCCGGCGAGAAGGTCGAGGGCCCGCGTGGCGGCGGCAAGCCGCGCGGCAATGCCCCGCGCAGCGAGCGCCATTCCGGCCAGGACAAGCCGGCGCCGGCGAACAACGCCATGGCCGCGCTGTTCGCCAACGCCAAGCAGTTGAGGAAGTGA
- a CDS encoding PaaI family thioesterase, protein MSMQEEEVGRNSAFGRLLGLEILAAGGGEATVRLAMHDGLRNLHGKLHGGALFSLIDSAMGQASHSLNDGTPDSVTLECKVNYIRPVSEGELTCRAWVEHNGTRTQVIEAEVRQDGKLVAKALATFARL, encoded by the coding sequence GTGAGCATGCAAGAGGAAGAGGTCGGCCGGAACAGCGCCTTCGGGCGCCTGCTCGGCCTGGAGATTCTCGCCGCCGGCGGCGGCGAGGCGACGGTGCGCCTGGCCATGCACGACGGCCTGCGCAACCTGCACGGCAAGCTGCATGGCGGCGCGCTGTTCTCGCTGATCGACAGCGCCATGGGTCAGGCCAGCCACAGCCTCAACGACGGCACGCCGGACAGCGTCACTCTGGAGTGCAAGGTCAACTACATCCGCCCGGTCAGCGAGGGCGAGCTGACCTGCCGCGCCTGGGTCGAGCACAACGGCACGCGCACCCAGGTGATCGAGGCGGAGGTGCGCCAGGACGGCAAGCTGGTGGCCAAGGCGCTGGCCACCTTCGCCCGCCTGTAG
- the gshA gene encoding glutamate--cysteine ligase produces MSELLSRRLALLGEPANQSLLRHCLHGIERECLRVDTNGQLAQTPHPATLGSALTHAQITTDYSEALLEFITPAEADPAATLVDLERIHRFAYAKLDGEYLWSPSMPCRLPAEEDIPIARYGSSHIGRLKHVYRKGLALRYGKTMQCIAGIHYNFSLPEALWPLLQQAEGDTRSARDFQSERYIALIRNFRRYSWLLMYLFGASPALDKSFLRDRPHHLQELDAETLYLPWATSLRMSDLGYQNNAQASLTPCYNDLVSYTDSLRQAVSTPYAPYAEIGTQRDGEWLQLNTNVLQIENEYYSTIRPKRVTGSGERPIQALVARGVQYVEVRCLDIDPFLPLGIDLDEARFLDAFLLFCALEESPCLAADECASCTGNFLKVVKEGRRPGLHLQRQGHTVPLAAWAGELLERLQPLAELLDRAYGDEGYGSALHAQQAKVANPDLTPSARVLATLRERGESFRAFALRQSLAHAESFRARPLGEEERQAFEAEARASLAEQAELERRDVGNFDDFVAAYQASIQTAGA; encoded by the coding sequence TTGAGCGAGCTTCTCTCCCGTCGCCTGGCCTTGCTGGGCGAGCCCGCCAACCAGTCCCTGCTCAGGCACTGCCTGCACGGCATCGAGCGGGAATGCCTGCGCGTCGATACCAATGGCCAGCTGGCGCAGACCCCGCATCCGGCAACCCTGGGCTCGGCGCTGACCCATGCGCAGATCACCACCGACTATTCCGAGGCGCTGCTGGAGTTCATCACCCCCGCCGAAGCCGACCCGGCGGCGACCCTCGTCGATCTGGAGCGCATCCACCGCTTCGCCTATGCCAAGCTCGACGGCGAATACCTGTGGAGCCCGTCGATGCCCTGCCGGCTGCCGGCGGAAGAGGACATCCCCATCGCCCGCTACGGCAGCTCCCACATCGGTCGGCTCAAGCACGTCTACCGCAAGGGACTGGCGCTGCGCTACGGCAAGACCATGCAGTGCATCGCCGGCATCCACTACAACTTCTCCCTGCCGGAAGCGCTCTGGCCGCTGCTGCAGCAGGCCGAGGGCGACACCCGCAGCGCCCGCGACTTCCAGTCCGAGCGCTACATCGCGCTGATCCGCAACTTCCGCCGCTACAGCTGGCTGCTGATGTACCTGTTCGGTGCCTCGCCGGCGCTGGACAAGAGCTTCCTGCGCGACCGCCCGCACCACCTGCAGGAACTCGACGCCGAGACCCTCTACCTGCCCTGGGCGACCAGCCTGCGGATGAGCGACCTGGGCTACCAGAACAATGCCCAGGCCAGCCTGACCCCCTGCTACAACGACCTGGTCAGCTACACCGACAGCCTGCGCCAGGCGGTTTCCACCCCCTATGCGCCCTACGCCGAGATCGGCACCCAGCGCGACGGCGAATGGCTGCAGCTCAACACCAACGTGCTGCAGATCGAGAACGAGTACTACTCGACCATCCGCCCCAAGCGCGTCACCGGCAGCGGCGAGCGGCCGATCCAGGCGCTGGTCGCCCGCGGCGTGCAGTACGTGGAGGTGCGCTGCCTGGACATCGACCCCTTCCTGCCGCTGGGCATCGACCTCGACGAGGCGCGCTTCCTCGACGCCTTCCTGCTGTTCTGCGCCCTCGAGGAAAGCCCCTGCCTGGCTGCGGACGAGTGCGCCAGCTGCACCGGCAACTTCCTCAAGGTGGTCAAGGAAGGCCGCCGTCCCGGTCTGCATCTGCAGCGCCAGGGACACACCGTACCGCTCGCGGCTTGGGCCGGCGAGCTGCTCGAACGGCTGCAGCCGCTCGCCGAACTGCTCGACCGGGCCTACGGCGATGAGGGCTACGGGAGCGCCCTGCACGCCCAGCAGGCCAAGGTCGCCAACCCCGACCTCACCCCTTCGGCGCGCGTCCTCGCGACCCTGCGCGAGCGCGGCGAGAGCTTCCGCGCCTTCGCCCTGCGCCAGAGCCTGGCCCATGCCGAAAGCTTCCGCGCCCGCCCTCTGGGCGAGGAAGAACGCCAGGCCTTCGAAGCCGAAGCCCGCGCCTCCCTGGCCGAGCAGGCCGAGCTGGAGCGCCGGGACGTCGGCAACTTCGACGACTTCGTCGCGGCCTATCAGGCGAGCATCCAGACCGCTGGAGCCTGA
- a CDS encoding glycoside hydrolase family 70 protein: MPDGKGGVKWQEVTPDTSTEESQKGKSQLLGIQAITTEPDGSVKVEMGKPEVRQPTSGDVFVSNEKLDEHVIFQAFALYQPNDNATYKALANNAPQLAQWGITDVWSPPPYRAASDSKYGEGYAIADRYDLGAYDKGPTKYGTADELKAAIGALHNNDIRIQVDVVPNQIIGLNERHVLPVTGVDMYGNPNNPSIDKYLYSTYSKGSAPGQAEHGVIKEWDYFHFHGTTTQYQGMFRVLADANNVPWRYFGPQHPDNYLPQWLAESDAAKYGTINTIDNYLLADSWFAIENADNESNAVYAPLFLYYEEPRSDVVNQGFLAFARENGYTGTDEEIRATMLSELRTTPNPIGPLMDEYLAAQPGYSKKSEENAMAGVLRYDGPENDPSHIGTNVLDFEYLVGNDLDTIREDVQQEQLNWQKYLLDFGFDGFRIDAASHINTDMLRDEVTQRLNYFAGEDVNEHLSYIESYVAQQVDFEQSNNYGQMAMDAGPFSGLMFSFGRDWAPLRYAFEASLIDRVNGGPALPNWSFVNNHDQEHNILVTVPLTEEEAGGYEPNSQPYELRQLEKYDADRNSVEKQWAPHNVPAMYAILLTTKDTVPTVFYGDMFVSSKPYMSTPTPYRDDIVNILKLRKQFAKGEQVIRYENSNTGSNGEDLVSNIRLGNDRKTGVAVVAGNNPALDTTITVDMGAQHRNQWFVDAMGYQPERLKTDKDGRLTVQVKGTQNVDVKGYLAAWVPDLQAQE, from the coding sequence GTGCCCGACGGCAAAGGCGGCGTGAAGTGGCAGGAAGTGACACCCGACACGTCCACCGAGGAAAGCCAGAAAGGCAAGAGCCAGCTTCTCGGTATCCAGGCGATCACCACCGAGCCGGATGGCAGCGTGAAGGTCGAGATGGGCAAGCCCGAAGTCCGGCAGCCCACGTCGGGCGACGTCTTCGTCTCCAACGAGAAGCTCGACGAGCACGTCATCTTCCAGGCGTTCGCGCTCTATCAGCCGAACGACAACGCGACCTACAAGGCCCTGGCCAACAATGCCCCGCAGCTGGCGCAGTGGGGCATCACCGATGTCTGGTCGCCGCCGCCCTATCGCGCCGCCTCCGATTCCAAATACGGCGAGGGTTATGCGATCGCCGACCGCTATGACCTTGGCGCCTACGACAAGGGCCCGACCAAGTACGGTACCGCCGACGAGCTGAAGGCGGCCATCGGCGCCCTGCACAACAACGACATCCGCATCCAGGTCGACGTGGTTCCGAACCAAATCATCGGTCTGAATGAACGCCATGTACTGCCCGTGACGGGCGTCGACATGTACGGCAACCCGAACAATCCCTCCATCGACAAGTACCTCTACTCGACCTACAGCAAGGGCTCGGCGCCGGGGCAGGCCGAGCACGGCGTGATCAAGGAGTGGGACTACTTCCACTTCCACGGGACCACGACCCAGTACCAGGGCATGTTCCGGGTACTCGCCGATGCGAACAATGTGCCCTGGCGCTACTTCGGTCCGCAGCATCCCGACAACTACCTGCCGCAGTGGCTGGCCGAGAGCGACGCGGCCAAGTACGGCACGATCAACACCATTGACAACTATCTGCTGGCCGACAGCTGGTTCGCGATTGAAAATGCGGACAACGAATCCAACGCGGTGTATGCGCCGCTCTTCCTGTACTACGAAGAGCCGCGCTCCGATGTCGTCAACCAGGGCTTCCTGGCCTTCGCACGCGAAAATGGCTATACGGGCACCGACGAAGAAATTCGTGCCACCATGCTGAGCGAGTTGCGGACCACCCCCAACCCCATCGGCCCGCTGATGGATGAGTACCTGGCTGCCCAGCCCGGCTACTCGAAGAAATCGGAAGAGAACGCCATGGCCGGCGTTCTGCGCTACGACGGTCCCGAGAACGACCCGTCGCACATCGGTACCAACGTGCTCGACTTCGAGTACCTGGTGGGCAACGACCTCGACACCATCCGCGAAGACGTGCAGCAGGAGCAGCTGAACTGGCAGAAATATCTGCTCGACTTCGGTTTCGACGGCTTCCGCATCGATGCCGCCTCCCACATCAACACCGATATGCTGCGCGACGAGGTGACTCAGCGGCTCAACTACTTCGCCGGCGAGGACGTCAACGAGCACCTGAGCTATATCGAGTCCTATGTGGCCCAGCAGGTCGATTTCGAGCAGTCCAACAACTACGGCCAGATGGCCATGGACGCCGGCCCCTTCTCGGGCCTGATGTTCTCCTTCGGCCGCGACTGGGCGCCGCTGCGCTACGCCTTCGAGGCGTCGCTGATCGACCGGGTCAACGGCGGTCCGGCGCTGCCCAACTGGTCGTTCGTGAACAACCATGACCAGGAGCACAACATCCTGGTGACCGTCCCGCTGACCGAGGAAGAAGCCGGAGGCTACGAGCCGAACAGCCAGCCCTACGAGCTGCGCCAGCTGGAGAAGTACGACGCCGACCGCAACAGCGTCGAGAAGCAGTGGGCGCCCCACAACGTCCCGGCCATGTACGCCATCCTGCTGACCACCAAGGACACCGTGCCGACGGTCTTCTACGGCGACATGTTCGTGTCCTCGAAGCCGTACATGTCGACCCCGACACCGTACCGCGACGACATCGTGAACATCCTCAAGCTGCGCAAGCAGTTCGCCAAGGGCGAGCAGGTGATCCGCTACGAGAACAGCAACACCGGCAGCAACGGCGAGGACCTGGTCAGCAACATCCGTCTCGGCAACGACCGCAAGACGGGTGTGGCCGTGGTCGCCGGCAACAACCCGGCGCTGGACACGACGATCACCGTCGACATGGGGGCGCAGCACCGCAACCAGTGGTTCGTCGACGCCATGGGCTACCAGCCGGAACGGCTCAAGACCGACAAGGACGGCCGCCTCACCGTTCAGGTCAAGGGCACTCAGAACGTGGACGTGAAGGGCTACCTGGCCGCCTGGGTTCCGGACCTCCAGGCCCAGGAGTGA